In the genome of Calothrix sp. PCC 6303, the window CTCAAAAAGGTAGTCATCGCAAATGGCGAAATGACGATCGCCAACTGCAAGTAATTGTACCGTATCATAAAGGTCGTGATTTACCGATTGGAACTTTGCGTAATATTATGATTGGTGCGGATATTCCAGAATTGGAGTGGAAAACTGATTAGAGCGATAACTTCGTTAAGCTCCGCGAACGACTCTCGTCGCGCAAGCTTCGCACTCTCCAACAAACCCAGTAAAATAAGCTATCTGTCACCACAAGCGAACGACTTACGTCGCGCAAGCTTCGCACTCTAACCCAAACCACCAAAAAGCGATCGCACTCCATCTCAAAGCAGGTAGAATCGTCATTCCGAGCAACAAGCGATCACATTCCATCCCAAAGTAGCTAAAATCGTCATTCTCAGCAACAAGCGATCGCATTACGTCGCGCAAGCTAGAACTTCGTTCAGCTACGCTAACGCACTCCAATTCAAAACACCAAAAACCGTCATTCTCAGTAATAAGCGAACGACTTTCGTCGCGCAAGCTTCGCATCTCAACCCAAAACACCAAAAACCGTCATTCTCAGCAACAAGCGATCGCACTCTCCAACGAACCCAGTAAAAAACCCCCTCTGTCATTGCGACGTAAGGAAGCAATCCCAATATATTCAATACCAACGAGTCAACGCGATCGCTTCATTTCGCTACACTCGCAATGACGGAAGTTAAAAATCACCCCCCACTCTCTCGCTGCTGTGTGCGTAAATATTCCAGGTTTCCCCGACAAGTCAGCGTATTGGGATGATTTACATCCAAAACCCGCTCTGCAATCTCCAAAGCTTGGATGTAAAGTGGTTCTGCTGCTTCGTACCTTCCCTGGGAACAGTAGAGTAAAGCTAAATTGTTCAAACTGGTTGCATAACTGGGATGATTTTCTCCCAGTAGCTGTTTATATAACTCCAAAGCTTGGATGTAAAGTGGTTCCGCTGCTTCGTACCTTCCCTGGGAATTGTAGAGTAAAGCTAAATTATTCAAACTTTGTGCAACGTCGGGATGATTTTCTCCCAGTAGCTGTTTTCTTAACTCCAAAGCTTGGATGTAAAGAGGTTCCGCTGCTTCGTACCTTCCTTGGGAACGGTAGAGTCCAGCTAAATTGTTCAAACTGGTTGCAACGTCGGGATGATTTTCTCCCAGTAGCTGTTTATATAACTCCAAAGCTTGGATGTAAAGTGGTTCCGCTGCTTCGCACCTTCCCTGGGAAGAGTAGAGGTAAGCTAAATTGTTCAAACTTTGTGCAACGTGGGGATGATTTTCTCCCAAGCGTAATCTTACTGCGGATACGCATCCTTGATACCAAGGTGCTGCTAATGCATATAAACCCTGTCCATTGTAATACCATGCTAAACCAGTAAAAGCCCAAATTAAATTTTCATCGCTGACTGCATCGAGCAAGTTTTCTGCAACTTCTGTTAAATGGGGAATGGCTGTTTTGACTGAATCGATAAATTCTAAAGTGGGTGACTGGGGAATTGTTTGAGCAATTTCCATAAAAGTGCTGGTAAATGCTTGTTTAAATTCGTTAACTTCTTCTAATTCTCCTAACTTATCTCGTAAAAACTCACGAATTAATGGATGAATTTTATAATTAGCTTCCACACTTTCTAACCTTTCAATTAAATGGCGTTTATAAAGTTGCTTTTTCGCTTCATTTACTTCTTTCTTTTCCCAACTCAGCGATTTGCTCACAGATTCTACATATTCCCAAGCGATTTCATCGGGAGAAAATAAACTTAACAATTCTCCAACTCGCTTAGTCTTTGGGTCAAGTTTTTCCCAGGTTAAGTTAAATGCATCTCTCACTCCTAATTTTGCAGTTATTTCTGTATTTTCTAAGTCTTCAAAAGAAGGACTTATCGCTTCATTTTTGAGCCGTTCCTCTCTCAAAGCTTGCAACATCTCAGTAATTGACAAATCTGGATCTTCTACTAAATAGCGTCCAATTAATTCTAAGCCTAGAGGTAAGTAACCGAGCCATTTACACAAACTATTCGCTATTTCAATTTCCCTATCTACCCGTCTATCATTTTCCCCTAAAATACCTTTCAATAATGACAATGCTTCTTCTGGTGATAGTACATCCAGTGATATTTCAGCATAGT includes:
- a CDS encoding type II toxin-antitoxin system HicA family toxin — encoded protein: MTRIRRMGADEVERILQSYGFELISQKGSHRKWRNDDRQLQVIVPYHKGRDLPIGTLRNIMIGADIPELEWKTD
- a CDS encoding tetratricopeptide repeat protein produces the protein MPDSDDLLAMIERILSHQHTEADLVLLRQAISASSSQGTLQIGKYNVNIGEGKDVHIGDKVYHGADAEAIREIIKEILPSQKAATAVKYIPYTGVRNFVGRSDELVKIHEKLYQQQNTVAISAVSGMGGIGKTELAVKYAREHENYYPGGICWFSVRDRNLAAEIIQFTQLYLNLEVPQKDARENPLDIHQQVAWCWQNWQPPEGLVLVVLDDVTDLKDIKEFLPKTNNRFRILITTRQRRLDINYAEISLDVLSPEEALSLLKGILGENDRRVDREIEIANSLCKWLGYLPLGLELIGRYLVEDPDLSITEMLQALREERLKNEAISPSFEDLENTEITAKLGVRDAFNLTWEKLDPKTKRVGELLSLFSPDEIAWEYVESVSKSLSWEKKEVNEAKKQLYKRHLIERLESVEANYKIHPLIREFLRDKLGELEEVNEFKQAFTSTFMEIAQTIPQSPTLEFIDSVKTAIPHLTEVAENLLDAVSDENLIWAFTGLAWYYNGQGLYALAAPWYQGCVSAVRLRLGENHPHVAQSLNNLAYLYSSQGRCEAAEPLYIQALELYKQLLGENHPDVATSLNNLAGLYRSQGRYEAAEPLYIQALELRKQLLGENHPDVAQSLNNLALLYNSQGRYEAAEPLYIQALELYKQLLGENHPSYATSLNNLALLYCSQGRYEAAEPLYIQALEIAERVLDVNHPNTLTCRGNLEYLRTQQRESGG